The Manihot esculenta cultivar AM560-2 chromosome 1, M.esculenta_v8, whole genome shotgun sequence genome has a window encoding:
- the LOC110610464 gene encoding uncharacterized protein LOC110610464, with translation MDKWTEVCNALSQESDSDSLIQLFAFLLWQIWKDRNAFTFNNMSKPAEESVSLAIRSRDDFREATSNHPLPSHQSEMDQQLLIHQSQLSWQPPPLGFVKLNFDAAWDKNSNSGATAIIVRDPFGSVIDWCCRSWVSISDPLQLESIACREALLFVKSRGFSHSIIEGDSLITVQACRGNPAPLNIQDIISDSLDIAKSFQSISFSWVRRTHNQVSHLLCKKFIRDSSFRVNPLY, from the coding sequence ATGGACAAATGGACAGAAGTTTGTAATGCTCTTTCTCAGGAATCCGACTCAGATAGTCTAATACAACTTTTTGCCTTCCTTCTTTGGCAAATATGGAAAGATAGGAATGCTTTCACATTCAATAATATGTCTAAACCGGCTGAAGAGTCTGTTAGCTTAGCAATTAGAAGTCGAGATGATTTTAGAGAAGCCACCTCCAACCATCCTCTCCCCTCGCATCAATCAGAAATGGATCAACAGCTgttaattcatcaatctcaactCTCTTGGCAACCCCCTCCTCTCGGTTTCGTAAAGCTTAACTTCGATGCAGCTTGGGACAAGAATTCGAATTCAGGAGCCACTGCAATTATTGTTCGTGATCCTTTTGGAAGTGTTATTGACTGGTGCTGTCGTTCGTGGGTCTCTATCTCAGACCCCTTACAATTAGAGAGTATTGCTTGTCGAGAAGCACTTCTTTTTGTCAAAAGTAGAGGATTCTCTCACTCTATTATAGAAGGAGATTCTCTTATCACAGTTCAAGCCTGTAGGGGTAACCCAGCTCCCCTTAATATTCAAGATATTATCTCTGACTCGTTAGATATCGCTAAATCCTTTCAGTCTATCTCTTTTTCTTGGGTACGTCGGACTCACAATCAGGTTTCACATCTCCTTTGTAAAAAGTTCATCAGAGATAGTTCGTTCAGAGTAAATCCCTTGTATTAG